In one Pseudomonas sp. 31-12 genomic region, the following are encoded:
- a CDS encoding BCCT family transporter has translation MFYTSTALILLLTAILIIAPQEAGRLLGIAQAWLSRSFGWYYMVVIAAYLVFVVGLAFSSYGKLKLGSKDDTPDFSYGAWAGMLFSSGIGISLLYFGASEPLDHYFNPPEGVAGSNMAARQAVQLTFLHWGLHGWAIYALVGLAVAYFAYRHNQPLALRSALYPLVGERWVKGAAGHAVDGFGMFVTLLGLVTNLGIGSLQVSSGLENLFGMEHNNTNLLIVIIVMSTVATIAAVSGVENGIRRLSNLNIVLFSGLLIFVLLFGPTLHLLNGFVQNIGDYLNGIVLKTFDLYVYEGSGEKSERWMGLWTLFYWAWWISWAPFVGMFIARISRGRTVRELVAGVLLIPLGFTLAWLSIFGNSALDLVMNHGAVELGKTALEQPSMAIYQLLEHYPASKIVIGVSIFVGFVLFLTPADSGAVMMANLSCKGGNVDEDAPLWLRIFWSAVITLVTIGLLFAGNFEAMQTMVVLAGLPFSVVLVFFMFGLHKAMRQDVQIEQEQAELAARGRRGFSERLTQLDLQPNQSIVQRFMDKQVSPALEEAAVQLRGQGLEVQTLLGKSKRCMGVRIEMEEGNPFVYEVSLDGYLAAASDTVSAESADEPRARYYRAEVYLHNGSQDYDLMGFTQDQITRDVLDQFESHRQLLGRVYS, from the coding sequence GTGTTCTACACCTCTACCGCGTTGATTCTGTTGTTGACCGCCATTCTGATCATCGCCCCGCAAGAGGCCGGCAGATTGCTCGGTATCGCCCAGGCCTGGTTGTCCCGCAGCTTCGGCTGGTACTACATGGTAGTGATCGCTGCCTATCTGGTATTCGTCGTCGGCCTGGCGTTTTCGTCCTACGGCAAACTCAAGCTGGGCAGCAAGGACGACACCCCGGACTTCAGCTACGGCGCCTGGGCGGGGATGCTGTTCTCGTCGGGTATCGGCATTTCGCTGCTGTACTTCGGTGCTTCCGAGCCGCTGGACCACTACTTCAATCCGCCGGAAGGCGTGGCCGGCAGCAATATGGCCGCCCGTCAGGCTGTACAGCTGACGTTCCTGCATTGGGGCCTGCATGGCTGGGCGATCTACGCCTTGGTCGGCCTGGCGGTGGCGTATTTTGCCTACCGTCATAACCAGCCGTTGGCGTTGCGTTCGGCGCTGTATCCGCTGGTGGGCGAGCGCTGGGTCAAAGGCGCGGCCGGTCACGCGGTGGACGGTTTCGGCATGTTCGTGACCCTGCTGGGTCTGGTGACGAACCTGGGGATTGGATCGCTGCAAGTGTCGTCGGGCCTTGAAAACCTGTTCGGCATGGAACACAACAACACCAACCTGCTGATCGTGATCATTGTGATGAGCACCGTGGCGACCATCGCCGCCGTGTCCGGCGTGGAAAACGGCATTCGTCGTCTGTCCAACCTGAACATCGTGCTGTTCAGCGGCCTGCTGATTTTCGTGCTGCTGTTCGGCCCGACGTTGCACCTGCTCAACGGCTTCGTGCAGAACATCGGTGACTACCTCAACGGTATCGTACTGAAAACCTTCGACCTCTATGTGTACGAAGGCAGTGGCGAGAAGAGCGAGCGCTGGATGGGCCTGTGGACCTTGTTCTACTGGGCCTGGTGGATTTCCTGGGCCCCATTCGTCGGCATGTTTATCGCGCGTATTTCCCGTGGTCGCACGGTGCGCGAACTGGTGGCCGGCGTGCTGCTGATCCCGCTGGGTTTCACTCTGGCGTGGCTGTCGATCTTCGGTAACTCGGCCCTGGACCTGGTGATGAACCATGGGGCGGTGGAGCTCGGGAAGACGGCGCTGGAACAGCCGTCGATGGCGATTTATCAGCTGCTTGAGCATTACCCGGCGTCGAAGATTGTGATCGGCGTGTCGATCTTCGTCGGTTTCGTGCTGTTCCTGACCCCGGCGGATTCTGGCGCGGTGATGATGGCCAACCTTTCCTGCAAGGGCGGCAATGTTGACGAAGACGCCCCGCTCTGGCTGCGGATCTTTTGGTCGGCGGTGATTACGCTGGTGACCATCGGCCTGCTGTTCGCCGGTAACTTCGAAGCCATGCAAACCATGGTGGTGCTGGCCGGTCTGCCGTTCTCGGTGGTGCTGGTGTTCTTCATGTTCGGCTTGCACAAGGCCATGCGCCAGGACGTGCAGATCGAACAGGAGCAAGCGGAACTCGCAGCGCGCGGTCGTCGTGGTTTCAGCGAGCGTCTGACGCAGCTGGACCTGCAACCGAACCAGTCGATCGTTCAGCGCTTCATGGACAAGCAAGTCAGCCCGGCGCTGGAAGAGGCGGCGGTGCAATTGCGCGGTCAAGGCCTGGAAGTGCAAACGTTGCTGGGTAAATCCAAGCGTTGCATGGGTGTGCGCATCGAGATGGAAGAGGGCAACCCTTTTGTCTACGAAGTGAGCCTGGATGGCTATCTGGCGGCGGCGAGCGATACGGTCTCGGCTGAAAGCGCTGATGAACCGCGTGCGCGCTACTACCGCGCCGAGGTTTACCTGCACAACGGCAGCCAGGATTACGACTTGATGGGCTTCACTCAGGATCAGATCACCCGTGACGTGCTCGATCAGTTTGAAAGCCATCGGCAGCTCCTTGGTCGGGTCTATAGCTAA
- the betI gene encoding transcriptional regulator BetI has translation MPKVGMQPIRRQQLIEATLQAVDQVGMGDASIALIARLAGVSNGIISHYFQDKNGLIAATAQYLMSVLSENVTARRQALEDSSPRAHLQVIIEGNFDASQVNGPAMKTWLAFWATSMHHPSLHRLQRINDHRLYSNLCCQFRRVLPLDDARSAARGLAALIDGLWLRGALSGDAFDTEQAHQIAYEYMDFQLAKQVS, from the coding sequence ATGCCCAAGGTCGGTATGCAACCCATCCGCCGCCAGCAGTTGATCGAAGCCACATTGCAGGCGGTCGATCAGGTCGGAATGGGGGACGCCAGCATTGCGCTGATCGCCCGTTTGGCCGGTGTCTCGAATGGCATCATCAGTCACTATTTTCAGGACAAGAACGGCCTGATTGCTGCCACAGCGCAGTATCTGATGAGTGTCCTCAGCGAGAACGTCACCGCGCGCCGTCAGGCGCTGGAGGACAGCAGCCCGCGGGCGCACCTCCAGGTGATCATCGAAGGCAACTTCGACGCCAGCCAGGTCAATGGCCCGGCAATGAAAACCTGGCTGGCCTTCTGGGCCACCAGCATGCACCACCCGTCTTTGCACAGGTTGCAGCGGATCAACGATCACCGCCTGTATTCCAACCTGTGCTGCCAGTTCCGCCGTGTACTGCCGCTGGATGATGCACGCAGCGCAGCACGAGGCCTGGCAGCCCTCATCGACGGTTTGTGGTTGCGCGGAGCCCTGTCGGGAGATGCTTTCGACACTGAGCAAGCGCACCAGATCGCTTACGAATACATGGATTTCCAACTGGCCAAGCAGGTGAGTTAG
- the betB gene encoding betaine-aldehyde dehydrogenase, translating into MARFELQKLYIDGGYSDASSDATFEAINPANGEVLAKVQRATKEDVERAVVSAEKGQKIWAAMTAMERSRILRRAVDILRERNDELAALETLDTGKSFSETKYVDIVTGADVLEYYAGLVPAIEGEQIPLRTTSFVYTRREPLGVVAGIGAWNYPIQIALWKSAPALAAGNAMIFKPSEVTSLTTLKLAEIYTEAGLPAGVFNVLTGSGREVGTWLTEHPRIEKISFTGGTDTGKKVMASASASSLKDVTMELGGKSPLIIFDDADLDRAADTAMMANFYSSGQVCTNGTRVFVPTHLKAAFEAKIAERVARIRIGNPEDENTNFGPLVSFAHMESVLGYIAKGKEEGARVLCGGGRLTEGEFAKGAFVAPTVFTDCTDEMTIVREEIFGPVMAILTYDTEEEVIRRANDTDFGLAAGIVTKDLNRAHRVIHQLEAGICWINAWGESDAKMPVGGYKQSGVGRENGISSLNNFTRIKSVQVELGDYASVF; encoded by the coding sequence ATGGCCCGTTTCGAACTGCAAAAACTCTACATCGATGGCGGCTACAGCGACGCCAGCAGCGACGCCACTTTCGAAGCCATCAACCCGGCTAACGGAGAAGTCCTCGCAAAAGTACAGCGTGCGACCAAAGAAGACGTCGAACGCGCTGTGGTCAGCGCCGAAAAGGGCCAGAAAATCTGGGCCGCGATGACCGCCATGGAGCGTTCGCGCATCCTGCGTCGTGCCGTGGACATCCTGCGCGAGCGCAACGATGAACTGGCAGCCCTGGAAACCCTGGACACCGGCAAGTCGTTCTCCGAAACCAAGTATGTCGACATCGTCACCGGTGCTGACGTGCTGGAATACTACGCAGGCCTGGTGCCCGCCATCGAAGGCGAGCAGATCCCGCTGCGTACCACGTCGTTCGTCTACACCCGTCGCGAGCCGCTGGGCGTCGTGGCCGGTATCGGCGCGTGGAACTACCCGATCCAGATCGCCCTGTGGAAATCCGCTCCTGCCTTGGCAGCCGGTAACGCGATGATCTTCAAGCCAAGCGAAGTCACTTCCCTGACCACGCTGAAACTGGCCGAGATCTACACCGAAGCAGGCCTGCCAGCCGGCGTGTTCAACGTCCTGACCGGCAGCGGCCGTGAAGTCGGCACCTGGTTGACCGAGCACCCGCGCATCGAAAAAATCTCCTTCACCGGCGGTACCGACACCGGCAAGAAGGTCATGGCCAGCGCTTCCGCTTCGTCGCTGAAAGACGTGACCATGGAACTGGGCGGCAAATCCCCGCTGATCATCTTCGACGACGCCGACCTCGATCGCGCCGCCGACACCGCGATGATGGCCAACTTCTATAGCTCCGGCCAGGTCTGCACCAACGGCACTCGCGTGTTCGTACCGACTCACCTGAAAGCCGCTTTCGAAGCCAAAATCGCCGAGCGCGTTGCCCGTATCCGCATCGGCAACCCGGAAGACGAAAACACCAACTTCGGCCCGCTGGTCAGCTTCGCCCACATGGAAAGCGTGCTGGGTTACATCGCCAAAGGTAAGGAAGAAGGCGCTCGCGTGCTGTGCGGCGGCGGTCGTCTGACCGAAGGCGAATTCGCCAAAGGCGCGTTCGTGGCACCGACCGTGTTCACCGACTGCACCGACGAGATGACCATCGTTCGCGAAGAAATCTTCGGCCCGGTGATGGCGATCCTGACTTACGACACCGAAGAAGAAGTGATCCGTCGTGCCAACGACACCGACTTCGGCCTGGCTGCCGGTATCGTCACCAAGGACCTGAACCGCGCTCACCGCGTGATTCATCAACTGGAAGCCGGTATCTGCTGGATCAACGCCTGGGGCGAGTCCGACGCCAAGATGCCGGTCGGCGGCTACAAGCAGTCAGGCGTGGGCCGTGAGAACGGCATCAGCTCGCTGAACAACTTCACACGCATCAAATCGGTACAGGTCGAACTGGGCGATTACGCCTCGGTTTTCTGA
- the betA gene encoding choline dehydrogenase — protein MSQEFDYIIIGAGSAGNTLATRLTEDEGVTVLLLEAGGPDYRLDFRTQMPAALAFPLQGRRYNWAYETDPEPHMDGRRMECGRGKGLGGSSLINGMCYIRGNAMDYDNWAKLPGLEDWDYLNCLPYFRKAETRDIGPNDYHGGDGPVSVTTPKAGNNPLFHAMVEAGVQAGYPRTEDLNGYQQEGFGPMDRTVTPNGRRASTARGYLDVAKKRSTLTIVTHALTDKILFEGKRAVGVRYLIGAAEERVEARARKEVLLCSGAIASPQILQRSGVGPAELLNKLDIPVVHDLPGVGENLQDHLELYLQYACTQPVSLYPSLLWYNQPAIGAEWLFNGTGIGASNQFEAGGFIRTREEFDWPNIQYHFLPVAINYNGSNGVKEHGFQAHMGSMRSPSRGRIQAKSKDPREYPSILFNYMATEQDWQEFRDGIRLTREIMQQPALDAFRGREISPGINVQTDEQLDKFIREHAETAFHPSCSCKMGTDDMAVVDGEGRVHGLQALRVVDASIMPIITTGNLNAPTIMIAEKIADKIRGRQPLPRSKADYFVAGDAPVRGKPLRDVSLTAQ, from the coding sequence ATGTCCCAAGAATTCGATTACATCATCATCGGTGCCGGCTCGGCCGGTAACACCCTGGCGACCCGTCTGACTGAAGACGAAGGCGTCACCGTCCTGCTGCTCGAAGCAGGCGGCCCGGACTACCGTCTGGACTTCCGTACGCAAATGCCGGCCGCCCTGGCGTTCCCGCTGCAAGGCCGTCGGTACAACTGGGCCTACGAAACCGATCCAGAGCCACACATGGACGGTCGCCGGATGGAATGCGGTCGCGGCAAGGGCCTCGGCGGTTCTTCGCTGATCAACGGCATGTGCTACATCCGTGGCAACGCGATGGACTACGACAACTGGGCCAAGCTTCCAGGTCTGGAAGACTGGGATTACTTGAACTGCCTGCCGTATTTCCGCAAGGCTGAAACCCGCGACATCGGCCCGAACGACTACCACGGTGGCGACGGTCCGGTCAGCGTGACCACGCCGAAGGCCGGCAACAACCCGTTGTTCCACGCGATGGTTGAAGCAGGCGTGCAAGCCGGTTACCCGCGCACTGAAGACTTGAACGGTTACCAGCAAGAAGGCTTCGGCCCGATGGACCGTACCGTGACGCCGAACGGCCGTCGCGCCAGCACCGCTCGCGGTTACCTGGACGTCGCCAAGAAGCGTTCGACCCTGACCATCGTCACCCACGCGTTGACCGACAAGATCCTGTTCGAAGGCAAGCGTGCCGTTGGCGTGCGTTACCTGATCGGCGCCGCTGAAGAGCGCGTTGAAGCCCGTGCCCGCAAAGAAGTACTGCTGTGCTCCGGCGCCATCGCTTCGCCGCAGATTCTGCAACGCTCCGGCGTCGGCCCGGCCGAACTGCTGAACAAGCTCGACATCCCGGTGGTCCATGACCTGCCAGGCGTCGGCGAAAACCTGCAGGATCACCTCGAGCTGTACCTGCAATACGCCTGCACCCAACCGGTCTCGCTGTACCCGTCGCTGCTCTGGTACAACCAGCCGGCCATCGGTGCCGAATGGCTGTTCAACGGCACCGGCATCGGCGCCAGCAACCAGTTCGAAGCCGGCGGTTTCATCCGTACCCGCGAAGAATTCGATTGGCCGAACATTCAGTACCACTTCCTGCCAGTTGCCATTAACTACAACGGCAGCAACGGCGTGAAAGAGCACGGTTTCCAGGCACACATGGGTTCCATGCGTTCGCCGAGCCGTGGTCGCATCCAGGCCAAGTCCAAGGATCCGCGCGAGTACCCAAGCATCCTGTTCAACTACATGGCCACCGAGCAGGACTGGCAGGAATTCCGCGACGGCATCCGCCTGACCCGTGAAATCATGCAACAGCCTGCACTGGACGCTTTCCGTGGCCGCGAAATCAGCCCGGGCATCAACGTGCAAACCGATGAGCAGCTCGACAAGTTCATCCGCGAACACGCCGAAACCGCGTTCCATCCGTCCTGCTCGTGCAAGATGGGCACCGACGACATGGCCGTGGTCGATGGCGAAGGTCGTGTGCATGGCCTGCAAGCCCTGCGTGTGGTCGATGCCTCGATCATGCCGATCATCACCACCGGCAACCTGAATGCGCCAACGATCATGATCGCCGAGAAAATCGCCGACAAGATCCGTGGTCGCCAGCCATTGCCGCGCAGCAAGGCTGATTACTTCGTTGCCGGCGATGCGCCGGTGCGTGGCAAGCCGCTGCGGGATGTGAGCCTGACTGCCCAGTAA
- a CDS encoding TldD/PmbA family protein has translation MFDFHPQLKQRFAALRTGAEFFSLRYVRESGQYLSVRKNVAEPPSLSRDEGAMLTVRVNGVEAYAATNDLSQQGLQAALERAEQQARRLKPHALLDLREQAVSSDRADYFSPNLDQPFPSLSDCYQLLGAESASVPKDERLVNWQVSIGITHVEQIYLNSAGAELRQAQRFVYPGLDVTAYDGSDSQTRSLGRENFGQQGSADVISRCGLVGAGPKVADQALQLLLAPNTPQGPRDLLLMPDQMMLQIHESIGHPLELDRILGDERNYAGTSFVNAEDFGHLQYGSKLLNVTFDPDIPEQLASYGHDDDGTAASKQFLIKEGLLLRPLGGALSQFRAGMDGVANSRACGWNRPPIDRMANLNIEPGDQPLEQLIGNIEHGIMMSTNRSWSIDDARNKFQFGCEWAQLIENGELKGVVKNPNYRAISAHFWKSLSAVGDASTFKVLGTPNCGKGEPNQVIRVGHASPACVFSNVDVFGGDA, from the coding sequence ATGTTCGATTTCCACCCCCAGCTCAAGCAGCGCTTCGCTGCCTTGCGCACGGGCGCTGAATTCTTTTCGCTGCGTTATGTGCGCGAGTCCGGCCAGTACCTGTCGGTGCGCAAGAATGTCGCCGAACCTCCAAGCCTGAGCCGTGACGAAGGCGCGATGCTGACCGTGCGCGTCAACGGCGTCGAAGCCTACGCCGCGACCAACGATCTGTCGCAACAAGGCCTGCAAGCCGCGCTGGAACGAGCCGAGCAACAAGCCCGCCGACTCAAGCCCCACGCCCTGCTCGACCTGCGCGAGCAAGCCGTCTCCAGCGACCGCGCCGACTACTTTTCGCCGAACCTCGACCAGCCCTTCCCGTCCCTGAGCGATTGCTACCAACTGCTCGGCGCCGAATCCGCGTCCGTGCCCAAGGACGAGCGTCTGGTGAACTGGCAGGTGAGCATCGGCATCACCCACGTCGAGCAGATCTACCTCAACAGCGCCGGCGCGGAACTGCGTCAGGCCCAACGTTTCGTCTACCCGGGCCTCGATGTCACCGCCTACGACGGCAGCGACAGCCAGACCCGCAGCCTGGGTCGCGAGAACTTTGGCCAGCAAGGCAGTGCCGATGTCATCAGCCGCTGCGGCCTCGTCGGTGCCGGCCCAAAAGTCGCCGATCAGGCGCTGCAATTACTGCTGGCGCCCAACACTCCGCAAGGCCCGCGCGATTTGCTGTTAATGCCCGACCAGATGATGCTGCAGATCCACGAATCCATAGGTCACCCGCTGGAACTGGATCGCATCCTCGGCGATGAACGCAATTACGCCGGCACCAGTTTCGTCAATGCAGAAGACTTCGGTCATCTGCAATACGGCTCGAAACTGCTGAACGTAACCTTCGATCCCGATATTCCCGAGCAACTCGCCAGCTACGGCCATGACGACGACGGCACGGCCGCGAGCAAGCAATTCCTGATCAAAGAAGGCCTGTTGCTGCGTCCATTGGGCGGTGCGCTGTCGCAATTCCGTGCCGGCATGGACGGCGTCGCCAACAGCCGCGCCTGTGGCTGGAACCGTCCGCCGATCGACCGCATGGCCAACCTGAACATCGAGCCCGGCGATCAGCCGCTGGAACAACTGATCGGCAACATCGAGCACGGCATTATGATGTCGACCAACCGTTCTTGGTCCATCGACGATGCGCGCAACAAGTTCCAGTTCGGTTGCGAATGGGCGCAGTTGATCGAAAACGGCGAGCTCAAAGGCGTGGTGAAGAACCCGAATTACCGGGCGATTTCCGCGCACTTCTGGAAGAGCCTCAGCGCCGTCGGCGACGCCAGCACCTTCAAGGTCCTGGGCACGCCGAACTGCGGCAAGGGCGAACCGAATCAGGTAATTCGCGTCGGCCATGCCTCGCCGGCCTGCGTGTTCAGCAACGTAGATGTATTTGGGGGAGACGCCTGA
- a CDS encoding TldD/PmbA family protein gives MSTSNTQAESFKALVNWLRDAIREPEQFTLSYAAESSAFVRFNHGKVRQAGQVQQASVGFKLINEGRHADLNITLAGDQEVDLQRLAEGLQQLRETLPLLPQDPYLMLNNNGWQSKNVQTHPLPDTEQVVAEITQAAEGLDLVGFYAAGPISRGFASSSGAFGWHQANSFNFDFSLFHDNGQAVKASYAGHDWSSEGFARRFAQAREQLEFLGKPQRTLAPGQYRAYLAPAALGEIMDMLGWGGFSAQSIASKHSPLQKLYAGDSSFSPLVSVDEKVSGSLSPAFSGEGYPRSDLGLIVEGKAGAQMVSSRSAAEYGLTANGASGGEMPSAVNMAAGTLPDAEILKQLGTGLYISNLWYLNYSDQPAARLTGMTRFATFWVENGEIQAPVSTMRFDDSAYSLLGSQLEALTEERELMLSASTYSQRATASALLPGALVSKLTLTL, from the coding sequence ATGAGTACGTCAAACACTCAGGCCGAGTCGTTCAAAGCCTTGGTCAATTGGCTGCGCGATGCGATTCGCGAGCCGGAGCAATTCACCCTCAGCTACGCCGCCGAGTCCTCGGCCTTCGTGCGCTTCAATCACGGCAAGGTGCGTCAGGCCGGTCAGGTGCAGCAAGCGAGCGTCGGTTTCAAATTGATTAACGAAGGCCGGCATGCCGACCTCAACATCACCCTGGCCGGTGATCAGGAAGTCGACCTTCAGCGGCTGGCCGAAGGTCTGCAACAATTGCGCGAAACCTTGCCGCTGCTGCCGCAGGATCCCTACCTGATGCTCAACAACAATGGTTGGCAGAGCAAGAACGTGCAAACGCATCCGCTGCCGGACACCGAGCAAGTGGTGGCCGAAATCACCCAAGCCGCCGAGGGTCTGGATCTGGTGGGTTTCTACGCTGCCGGGCCGATCAGTCGTGGTTTCGCCAGTTCTTCGGGGGCCTTCGGCTGGCATCAGGCCAACAGCTTCAACTTCGATTTCAGTCTGTTCCACGACAACGGCCAAGCGGTGAAAGCCAGCTACGCCGGGCACGACTGGAGCAGCGAAGGATTTGCCAGGCGATTTGCGCAGGCGCGCGAGCAGTTGGAATTCCTGGGCAAACCGCAACGCACCCTGGCGCCGGGTCAGTACCGCGCCTATCTGGCGCCGGCCGCCCTGGGGGAAATCATGGACATGCTGGGCTGGGGTGGTTTCTCGGCGCAGTCGATTGCCAGCAAACACAGTCCGTTGCAGAAGCTGTATGCGGGCGACAGTTCATTCAGTCCATTAGTGTCGGTCGATGAAAAGGTCAGCGGTTCCTTGAGCCCGGCGTTCTCCGGCGAAGGTTATCCGCGCAGCGATCTCGGCTTGATCGTCGAAGGCAAGGCCGGCGCGCAGATGGTCAGTTCACGCAGCGCCGCCGAGTACGGCCTGACCGCCAACGGCGCCAGCGGTGGTGAAATGCCGAGTGCGGTGAACATGGCAGCCGGCACGTTGCCTGACGCAGAGATTCTCAAGCAACTGGGCACCGGTTTGTACATCAGCAACCTCTGGTACCTGAACTACTCGGATCAACCGGCGGCACGCCTGACTGGCATGACGCGGTTTGCGACCTTCTGGGTCGAGAACGGCGAGATCCAGGCGCCGGTGAGCACCATGCGCTTTGATGACAGTGCCTACAGCTTGCTCGGTTCGCAGCTGGAAGCGTTGACCGAAGAACGTGAGCTGATGTTGTCGGCCAGCACCTACAGCCAGCGGGCCACAGCTTCAGCGTTGTTGCCGGGCGCGCTCGTCAGCAAACTGACCTTGACCCTGTAA
- the mdtD gene encoding multidrug transporter subunit MdtD, which translates to MPNRLPLDAVTARWVPWVVAIAFFMQSLDGTILNTALPAMARDLAEDPLRMQGVIIAYMLTVALLIPASGWIADRFGTKKIFFGAILLFSLGSLLCALSSTLSMLIGARVIQGLGGALMLPVGRLVVLRAYPRSELVRIMGFITIPGLLGPLIGPTMGGWMVEYLTWHWIFLINLPVGAVGCYAVWRFIPDLRGSERTRFDSLGFLLFGAAMVLITIAMEGLGELHLPHLRVMLLLFGGMACLAAYWLRAGHIDNPLFAPSLFKTRTFAVGILGNLFARLGSGALPFLVPLLLQVALGYSPSQAGMSMLPLAAAAMVAKSVARPLIERLGYRIVLTGNTLALGLMLASMGLVSEQTPYWLLLVMLSILGAINSLQFTAMNTVTLIDLDDASASSGNSLLSVVAQLSLSLGVACAGALLGGFTAEIGNDGVDTVLGAFQLTFVTVGIMAMLAATIFSQLSKEDGRRVKRPEEHIEH; encoded by the coding sequence ATGCCCAACCGCCTGCCTCTCGACGCTGTCACCGCCCGCTGGGTGCCGTGGGTCGTCGCCATCGCTTTCTTCATGCAATCCCTCGACGGGACCATCCTCAACACCGCCCTGCCCGCCATGGCCCGCGACCTGGCCGAAGATCCGCTGCGCATGCAGGGCGTGATCATTGCCTACATGCTCACCGTCGCACTGCTAATCCCCGCCTCGGGCTGGATCGCCGACCGCTTCGGCACCAAGAAAATCTTCTTCGGCGCGATTCTGCTGTTCAGCCTCGGCTCGCTACTCTGTGCGTTGTCGAGCACCCTGAGCATGCTGATCGGCGCCCGGGTGATCCAGGGCCTGGGCGGTGCGCTGATGCTGCCGGTCGGCCGATTGGTGGTACTGCGCGCCTACCCGCGCTCGGAACTGGTGCGGATCATGGGCTTCATCACCATTCCCGGCCTGCTCGGCCCGTTGATCGGCCCGACCATGGGCGGCTGGATGGTCGAATACCTGACCTGGCACTGGATCTTCCTGATCAACTTGCCGGTGGGCGCCGTCGGTTGCTACGCCGTATGGAGGTTCATCCCCGACCTGCGTGGCAGCGAACGCACCCGCTTCGACAGCCTCGGCTTCTTGCTGTTTGGCGCAGCGATGGTGCTGATCACCATCGCCATGGAAGGCCTCGGCGAACTGCACCTGCCGCACCTGCGCGTGATGTTGCTGCTGTTCGGCGGCATGGCGTGTCTGGCGGCGTATTGGCTGCGCGCCGGGCACATCGATAATCCGCTGTTCGCGCCGTCGCTGTTCAAGACCCGGACGTTTGCCGTGGGCATCCTCGGCAATCTGTTCGCCCGTTTGGGCAGCGGCGCCTTGCCGTTCCTTGTGCCGTTGCTGCTGCAAGTGGCGCTGGGTTATTCGCCGTCCCAGGCCGGGATGAGCATGTTGCCGCTGGCCGCTGCGGCGATGGTCGCCAAGTCGGTGGCGCGGCCGCTGATCGAGCGTCTGGGCTATCGCATTGTGCTCACCGGCAACACCCTGGCGCTGGGGCTGATGCTGGCGAGCATGGGCCTGGTCAGCGAGCAGACGCCGTACTGGCTGCTATTGGTGATGCTGTCGATTCTGGGGGCGATCAACTCCTTGCAGTTCACCGCCATGAACACCGTAACCCTGATCGACCTCGACGACGCCAGCGCCAGCAGCGGCAACAGCCTGCTGTCGGTGGTCGCGCAATTATCCCTGAGCCTCGGTGTTGCCTGTGCCGGCGCCTTGCTCGGCGGCTTTACCGCAGAGATCGGTAACGACGGTGTGGACACGGTGCTGGGTGCGTTCCAGCTGACCTTTGTAACGGTCGGGATCATGGCGATGCTGGCCGCGACGATCTTCTCCCAGCTCTCAAAGGAAGACGGACGGCGCGTCAAACGTCCGGAAGAGCACATCGAACACTGA